A part of Methanomassiliicoccales archaeon genomic DNA contains:
- a CDS encoding NAD(P)/FAD-dependent oxidoreductase, which produces MRADVVIVGGGPVGCMTAAAIGKGFSVKILEEHERTGVPEQCAGLVSPRVVDMVGGVHVLNKIYGAHIHFPDGRRLDLLGDEVKACVVERRRFDERCLEMALAVGAELHTGERFSSYCRTDKGISLRTASSKVFDCMIGVGADGYRSTFGRAVGLPSPQETVRGIQVDISKIPEDNSSVDVWVGNKVAPGFFAWSIPCGDFMRVGLCISKKGESPYPYLLPLLKMNGLEGAKRIRSYSGIIPIGHSKKTFDDNVLIVGDAAGQAKPLSGGGLFTGLTAASIAGDVIRKAILGEDCSSKTLREYEARWKRDFGKELDRGMIVRKTYVGMDDGTLNEVGAVLDTERCRAALSKGDIDRPTAIAKSVLRAAPGLIRFSPDLITSFLPRRRRDDMS; this is translated from the coding sequence ATGCGCGCTGACGTCGTGATCGTGGGCGGGGGGCCCGTCGGCTGCATGACGGCGGCTGCCATCGGTAAGGGGTTTTCTGTAAAGATATTGGAAGAGCATGAAAGGACCGGAGTGCCAGAGCAATGCGCGGGCCTGGTATCCCCAAGGGTCGTGGATATGGTGGGCGGCGTCCATGTGCTCAATAAGATATATGGTGCACACATACATTTCCCAGATGGCCGTAGGTTGGACCTGTTGGGGGACGAGGTCAAGGCCTGCGTCGTCGAGCGGAGGCGGTTCGACGAGAGATGCCTTGAAATGGCCTTGGCCGTCGGGGCCGAGCTACATACTGGAGAAAGGTTCTCATCGTATTGCAGGACGGACAAAGGCATTTCCTTGAGAACGGCCTCCTCCAAGGTCTTCGACTGCATGATCGGCGTAGGGGCGGACGGCTATAGGTCGACGTTCGGAAGGGCGGTCGGCCTTCCATCGCCGCAGGAGACCGTCCGAGGGATACAGGTCGATATCTCCAAGATACCTGAGGACAACAGCTCTGTCGATGTTTGGGTGGGGAACAAGGTGGCGCCCGGTTTCTTTGCATGGTCCATCCCCTGCGGGGATTTCATGAGGGTCGGGCTTTGCATCTCCAAGAAGGGGGAGAGCCCCTATCCTTACCTCCTACCGCTCCTGAAGATGAACGGTCTTGAAGGTGCGAAAAGGATCAGGTCCTATTCAGGGATCATACCGATAGGCCATTCGAAAAAGACCTTCGATGACAATGTGCTCATCGTCGGCGACGCGGCGGGGCAGGCGAAGCCATTGAGCGGGGGGGGCCTATTCACAGGCCTCACGGCGGCGTCGATCGCCGGGGATGTGATAAGAAAGGCCATCTTAGGAGAGGACTGCAGTTCAAAGACCTTGCGGGAGTACGAGGCCCGCTGGAAGAGGGATTTCGGCAAAGAGCTCGACCGTGGGATGATAGTGAGGAAAACATATGTTGGCATGGACGATGGCACGCTCAACGAGGTCGGAGCTGTCCTTGACACTGAGAGATGCAGGGCCGCTTTGTCCAAAGGGGATATAGACAGGCCGACGGCGATCGCCAAGAGCGTGCTCAGGGCCGCACCAGGTCTGATAAGGTTCTCGCCGGACCTTATCACCTCGTTCCTTCCGAGGAGGAGAAGGGATGATATGTCTTAA
- the fsa gene encoding fructose-6-phosphate aldolase codes for MKIFIDTANIEQIKEVNSWGILDGVTTNPSLVAKENKDFSKLVKEICEIVDGPISVEAVSTKAEDIVEEGRKLAKVHKNIVVKVPMNEEGLKATKVLSSEGIKVNVTLIFSANQALLAAKAGAAYVSPFVGRLDDIGQNGMDLIAEILDIFGNYEFPTEVIVASVRDPVHVTESARMGAHVATIPYDVLKKMFRHPLTDIGIERFLKDWEKVSKK; via the coding sequence ATGAAGATCTTCATAGATACGGCCAACATCGAACAGATCAAGGAAGTCAACAGCTGGGGCATACTTGACGGCGTGACCACGAACCCATCGCTCGTCGCGAAGGAGAACAAGGACTTCTCAAAGCTCGTGAAGGAGATCTGTGAGATAGTTGACGGACCGATCAGCGTTGAGGCGGTCAGCACGAAGGCAGAGGACATAGTCGAGGAGGGGCGCAAGCTCGCCAAGGTCCATAAGAACATCGTGGTCAAGGTCCCTATGAACGAGGAGGGCCTAAAGGCCACGAAGGTGCTCTCCTCCGAGGGGATAAAAGTAAATGTGACGCTCATCTTCAGCGCCAACCAGGCGTTGTTGGCCGCAAAGGCAGGGGCCGCATATGTGTCCCCTTTCGTCGGCCGTCTCGACGATATAGGTCAGAACGGGATGGACCTGATCGCAGAGATCTTGGACATATTCGGTAATTATGAGTTTCCGACCGAGGTCATCGTTGCCAGCGTCAGGGACCCGGTCCATGTGACAGAGTCCGCAAGGATGGGGGCCCATGTGGCAACCATCCCATACGATGTGCTGAAGAAGATGTTCAGGCACCCCTTGACCGACATCGGGATAGAGAGGTTCCTGAAGGACTGGGAGAAGGTCTCCAAAAAATAG
- a CDS encoding transketolase family protein, whose amino-acid sequence MIAQRKEYGRALVDLGKIREDVVVLDSDLSGSTRTSKFAKAFPERFFNCGIAEQNMIGTAAGLASAGKTVFASSFAVFATGRCLDQIRQSIAYPKLNVKIVATHAGISVGPDGASHQTMEDIALMRTIPNMTVVVPADAPETYRAVMAVADFKGPCYVRMGRSEVPVVTEGSTEFRIGKVQTVRDGNDVTLIGTGQMLAACLDAADMLAKEGVSPRVLNLSTIKPLDGEMLIKAAKETGAIVVAEEHNKLTGAGSAVATYLADKISVPVHIVGMDDMFGESGESEELMMKYGLTAESVVQAAKEAIRRRDR is encoded by the coding sequence ATGATCGCCCAAAGGAAAGAATATGGTCGGGCCCTCGTCGACCTTGGTAAGATCAGGGAGGACGTCGTCGTCCTCGATTCGGACCTTTCTGGGTCGACAAGGACCAGCAAGTTCGCAAAGGCCTTTCCTGAGAGGTTCTTCAATTGCGGCATCGCGGAGCAGAACATGATAGGTACCGCTGCTGGCCTCGCATCAGCGGGAAAGACGGTATTTGCCTCCAGCTTTGCCGTGTTTGCAACAGGGAGGTGTCTTGACCAGATCAGGCAATCTATCGCCTATCCCAAGCTCAATGTCAAGATAGTCGCGACGCATGCAGGGATCTCGGTGGGTCCGGACGGGGCATCGCATCAGACCATGGAGGACATCGCCCTGATGAGGACCATACCGAACATGACGGTGGTGGTCCCGGCCGATGCTCCTGAGACGTATAGGGCCGTCATGGCGGTAGCGGATTTCAAGGGCCCATGCTATGTACGGATGGGGCGCTCTGAGGTCCCTGTGGTGACGGAGGGCTCGACGGAGTTCAGGATCGGAAAGGTCCAGACCGTAAGAGATGGCAACGACGTAACATTGATCGGTACCGGCCAGATGCTGGCGGCCTGCCTTGATGCGGCCGATATGCTGGCAAAAGAGGGGGTCTCACCAAGGGTGCTCAACCTGAGCACGATCAAGCCTTTGGACGGGGAGATGCTCATAAAGGCAGCGAAGGAGACCGGGGCGATAGTCGTGGCAGAGGAGCACAACAAGCTCACCGGTGCCGGTTCAGCGGTCGCCACATATCTCGCTGACAAGATATCTGTACCTGTCCACATCGTCGGGATGGACGATATGTTCGGCGAGTCCGGTGAGAGCGAGGAGCTCATGATGAAATATGGACTGACCGCGGAGAGCGTTGTCCAAGCGGCAAAGGAAGCCATTAGGAGGCGTGACAGATGA
- a CDS encoding transketolase → MLESKANLLRRHVIKMTFQAGSGHPGGSLSSADIVTALFFKFMRHDPKNKDWPERDRFVLSKGHCAPVYYAALAESGYFPVDELVTLRKVSCRLQGHPCRTKTPGVEMSTGSLGQGLSIANGMALAARLDKLPYHVFCLCGDGEMQEGQIWEAAMFASHYKIDNITCIVDRNGLQIDGPTEKVMALEPLNDKWRAFGWNVIEIDGNNMRMVLEALERAKAHKGRPSVIIAKTVKGKGVSFMENNVAFHGKSTNKEETERALRELGEID, encoded by the coding sequence ATGCTGGAGAGCAAAGCCAATCTTCTCCGCCGGCATGTCATCAAGATGACCTTCCAGGCCGGCTCCGGCCACCCTGGTGGCTCGCTGTCGTCTGCCGACATCGTGACCGCGCTTTTCTTCAAGTTCATGCGCCACGATCCAAAGAACAAGGACTGGCCTGAAAGGGACAGGTTCGTCCTCTCAAAAGGGCACTGTGCGCCTGTATATTATGCCGCGCTCGCCGAGTCCGGATACTTCCCTGTGGATGAGCTCGTCACCCTAAGGAAGGTCTCCTGCAGGCTTCAGGGGCACCCATGCAGGACCAAGACCCCCGGGGTCGAGATGTCCACAGGGTCGTTGGGACAGGGGCTGAGCATCGCGAACGGGATGGCACTGGCCGCCCGTTTGGATAAGCTCCCATATCACGTCTTCTGCCTCTGCGGGGACGGCGAGATGCAGGAGGGCCAGATCTGGGAGGCCGCGATGTTCGCATCTCATTATAAGATTGACAACATCACCTGCATCGTCGACAGGAACGGCCTGCAGATCGACGGCCCGACCGAAAAGGTCATGGCATTGGAGCCTCTGAACGACAAATGGCGGGCCTTCGGATGGAATGTGATCGAGATCGATGGGAACAACATGAGGATGGTCCTTGAGGCACTTGAGAGGGCTAAGGCGCATAAAGGCCGGCCATCTGTCATCATAGCCAAGACCGTGAAGGGCAAGGGCGTTTCGTTCATGGAGAACAATGTGGCATTCCATGGAAAATCCACCAATAAGGAAGAGACCGAAAGGGCGCTGCGTGAGCTGGGGGAGATAGATTGA
- a CDS encoding HD domain-containing protein: MAICVEPTHKGNERLCKVVDRMNSDIEIRTLWRASNITAIDRLGYNDHGPTHIRIVTKTALKMLDLLIEAGMQPSVVKDYKLTEQDAEVIVVLAAALHDIGHAVHRDKHEEYSISMAPQIIRRLLEGIYDEEKAAIMMAEILHAIIAHREDVLPLTLEAGVVRVADALDMEKGRARIPFQAGKVNIHSVSALAIDKVRVKKGTERPILVEIEMSNSAGIFQIDELLRDKVEKSGIRDKITIVVHVPKEEKRIIERLEL; this comes from the coding sequence ATGGCCATCTGCGTCGAGCCCACGCACAAGGGCAACGAGCGACTTTGCAAAGTAGTCGACAGGATGAACTCAGACATCGAGATCAGGACCCTCTGGCGGGCGTCAAACATCACAGCGATCGACCGCCTAGGATATAACGACCACGGGCCGACGCACATCCGCATCGTGACGAAGACGGCCCTGAAGATGCTGGACCTTCTCATCGAGGCGGGGATGCAACCGAGCGTAGTCAAGGACTACAAGCTGACGGAGCAGGATGCCGAGGTCATTGTAGTGCTCGCTGCGGCATTGCACGACATCGGTCATGCCGTCCACCGCGACAAACATGAGGAGTACTCGATATCGATGGCGCCTCAGATAATCAGACGTTTGCTCGAAGGCATCTACGATGAGGAGAAGGCGGCGATCATGATGGCCGAGATCCTTCACGCGATAATCGCACACAGGGAGGATGTCCTGCCTTTGACATTGGAGGCAGGCGTGGTCAGAGTGGCCGACGCGCTCGACATGGAGAAGGGAAGGGCGAGGATACCGTTCCAGGCCGGCAAGGTGAACATACACTCAGTCTCGGCGCTGGCCATAGACAAGGTCCGCGTCAAGAAAGGAACGGAGAGGCCGATCCTCGTCGAGATAGAGATGAGCAACTCCGCGGGCATATTCCAGATAGACGAGCTGCTTAGGGACAAGGTCGAAAAATCAGGCATCAGGGACAAGATCACTATCGTGGTCCACGTCCCGAAGGAAGAGAAGAGGATCATCGAGCGTCTGGAGCTTTAA
- the pcn gene encoding proliferating cell nuclear antigen (pcna), giving the protein MFQAKLKSETLKCVVDVVSTLIDEAKFMIDANGVSLKAVDPAHVAMIDLHLDKAAFEQYSANDTELGLDLDKLRDVLRLSKAGDLIEMRQDEERNRLVISVGNITRRMNLVSTEGMSDPKVPNLTLPGKLSVNIEELQRGIKAAESISDHISLNASPDGFELISEGDTDLVSLKLPKDLLVSLDCKDSIRSLFPMDYFSNMIRAIPLGTVVSINLGNDLPVKLDFEIAGGKGKVKYLLAPRIEND; this is encoded by the coding sequence ATGTTCCAAGCAAAGCTCAAGTCCGAGACGCTCAAGTGCGTCGTGGATGTTGTTTCAACTCTCATCGATGAGGCCAAGTTCATGATCGACGCGAACGGTGTCTCTCTCAAGGCCGTCGACCCCGCGCATGTCGCGATGATCGACCTTCACCTGGACAAGGCGGCGTTCGAGCAATACTCCGCCAACGACACCGAGCTGGGTCTCGACCTTGACAAGCTCAGGGACGTTCTAAGGCTCTCCAAGGCAGGAGATCTGATAGAGATGAGACAGGATGAGGAGCGCAACCGCCTGGTCATCTCCGTCGGCAACATCACGAGGAGGATGAACCTCGTATCGACCGAAGGCATGTCGGACCCGAAGGTCCCGAACCTCACCCTGCCTGGCAAGCTTAGCGTGAACATCGAAGAGCTACAGAGAGGCATAAAGGCCGCTGAGAGCATATCCGACCACATATCCCTGAATGCCAGCCCCGACGGGTTCGAGCTCATTTCGGAGGGGGACACCGACCTCGTCAGCCTTAAGCTGCCAAAGGACCTTCTTGTCTCTCTGGACTGTAAAGACTCCATACGCAGCCTGTTCCCGATGGACTACTTCTCGAACATGATCAGGGCGATCCCGCTTGGAACGGTCGTCTCGATCAACCTCGGCAATGACCTACCGGTCAAGCTGGACTTCGAGATCGCCGGCGGAAAGGGAAAGGTGAAATACCTTCTGGCCCCGCGCATCGAGAACGATTAA
- a CDS encoding transcription factor S: MFCPKCKSLMFPRQVEGKRVLSCSKCEQKLDCDENKKECITITKTNKEMTVIEANAATLPKTKVECPKCGHNEAFWVLRQTRAADEPETKIYRCVKCQHSWREY, translated from the coding sequence ATGTTCTGTCCCAAGTGCAAATCCTTGATGTTCCCGCGTCAGGTCGAGGGGAAGCGCGTTCTATCATGCAGCAAGTGCGAGCAGAAGCTTGACTGTGACGAGAACAAGAAGGAGTGCATAACCATCACAAAGACGAATAAAGAGATGACGGTGATCGAGGCCAACGCGGCCACACTTCCAAAGACCAAGGTCGAGTGCCCAAAATGTGGACATAATGAGGCGTTCTGGGTCCTGAGGCAGACCCGCGCCGCCGATGAGCCTGAGACGAAGATATATCGCTGTGTGAAGTGCCAACACTCCTGGCGCGAATATTGA